The Benincasa hispida cultivar B227 chromosome 9, ASM972705v1, whole genome shotgun sequence genome has a segment encoding these proteins:
- the LOC120086802 gene encoding uncharacterized protein LOC120086802 encodes MRKKPRAVKTGPDAELSTEAAHESTMTTSEGLEGTNTSLKKLKSPLTSQSTSKERANRFSIRRSGRIRNSMPQSPKIQSVIEEITLSESDAEDELPTDHEKSLPPPDQENDWADLMKKERKFEGKIDYIVKLLEAHGYTLDSIKTEVIKRSISMETVPTPEMNYKSMYIASQKKIEELAEENRVLTQKLENALDQYEAYKNGNHDAFEMLEKLKDVIVISNSLKVSESTQAMSQAELDKDTSLDAGDVPPPGKKKKLPNQN; translated from the exons ATGAGGAAGAAACCTCGGGCTGTAAAAACTGGGCCAGATGCAGAATTG AGCACAGAAGCAGCACACGAAAGCACAATGACTACCTCTGAGGGACTAGAAGGTACCAATACATCCttgaagaaattaaaatcaCCATTGACCAGCCAAAGTACTTCTAAAGAGAGAGCGAATAGGTTCTCTATCCGTCGATCTGGACGTATCCGAAATTCCATGCCTCAAAGCCCCAAAATACAGAGCGTCATTGAAGAGATTACACTTAGTGAAAGTGATGCAGAAGATGAGTTGCCTACTGACCATGAGAAAAGTTTGCCACCTCCTGACCAAGAGAATGATTGGGCAGACTTaatgaagaaggaaaggaaATTTGAAGGGAAAATTGACTATATTGTAAAACTACTTGAAGCACATGGCTATACCTTAGACTCAATAAAGACTGAG GTTATCAAAAGATCAATCTCGATGGAAACGGTACCTACGCCTGAAATGAATTATAAGAGCATGTATATAGCATCCCAGAAGAAG ATTGAAGAACTAGCTGAAGAAAATCGAGTGCTTACTCAAAAATTGGAGAATGCTCTTGACCAATACGAAGCT TACAAGAATGGGAATCATGATGCTTTTGAAATGTTGGAGAAGTTAAAGGATGTCATCGTGATTTCGAACAGTCTGAAAGTTTCCGAATCAACTCAAGCTATGTCTCAAGCAGAACTCGACAAGGATACGTCTCTCGATGCGGGCGACGTTCCTCCTCCAGGCAAGAAAAAGAAGCTCCCTAATCAaaattga